CCAATAACCGCATTCATCGCTGGGACCCCGAGACGGGCGAGGTGACGCTTTTCCGGGAGAACACTGGCGGTGCCAATGGCCTGCTCTTTGCGGACGATGAGACGCTCATCATTTGCGCCGGGCGTGACCGCCAGGTGCGCGAAGACAATATCACCACCGGCGAGGCAACCGTCCTGGCAACGAAGTTTGACGGCAAATTGCTCAACAGCCCCAACGACACTTGGATAGACCCCAAGGGCGGCATCTACTTTACCGATCCGCGCTATGGCAATAGGGATAACCTCGAGCAGGACGGTGAGCACGTTTACTACCTGAGCCCTGACCGCCAGAGCTTGATCCAGGTGGTCGACGATATGGTGCGGCCCAATGGTATCGTCGGTTCGCCCGACGGGGAGACCCTCATTATCACCGACCACGGTGGCAAGCAGACGTGGAAATACGCCATCCAGCCCGACGGAACGTTGCGGGACAAAGTCTTGTTCGCCGATCAGCCTTCGGACGGCATGGCGATGGACGAAGCGGGCAATGTTTACCTGACGCATACGGCGGTCGATGTCTATTCGCCCGATGGCGAGCTACAGCAAAGTATTGAGCTACCGGAGCGCCCGACCAATGTCACCGTGCTCGGCGAAGACCCGCTGACGCTCTTTGTGACGGCGCAGAAATCCATCTACCGCATCACGCTGGAGAATTGACCGCGCGTAATTACTC
The genomic region above belongs to Cerasicoccus sp. TK19100 and contains:
- a CDS encoding SMP-30/gluconolactonase/LRE family protein, whose amino-acid sequence is MPRHLFILFVAIFTCLLHAGSQVEQLATGFKFTEGPAICPVDGAVYFSDIPNNRIHRWDPETGEVTLFRENTGGANGLLFADDETLIICAGRDRQVREDNITTGEATVLATKFDGKLLNSPNDTWIDPKGGIYFTDPRYGNRDNLEQDGEHVYYLSPDRQSLIQVVDDMVRPNGIVGSPDGETLIITDHGGKQTWKYAIQPDGTLRDKVLFADQPSDGMAMDEAGNVYLTHTAVDVYSPDGELQQSIELPERPTNVTVLGEDPLTLFVTAQKSIYRITLEN